The proteins below are encoded in one region of Planctopirus limnophila DSM 3776:
- a CDS encoding CAP domain-containing protein, with product MKYGIVCAALVSVACLFGHTTNGVANDYSYLTQHPTIQRLVQLTNAHRGRMGRAPLALNPVMCAHAQQHANYMATTGVFAHSGLPYMEVIFQGVTSADAAVQGWIYSPAHHSILLSGSECGFGYMVSGGRYCWVGVVR from the coding sequence ATGAAGTACGGAATCGTTTGCGCGGCGCTGGTTTCAGTGGCATGCCTGTTCGGACACACCACCAACGGTGTCGCCAATGACTACAGCTATCTGACTCAGCACCCAACGATTCAGCGACTGGTGCAGCTCACCAACGCTCACCGCGGTCGTATGGGGCGGGCTCCGCTCGCTCTGAATCCAGTCATGTGCGCGCATGCCCAGCAGCATGCTAATTACATGGCGACAACTGGTGTGTTTGCTCACAGCGGTCTGCCATACATGGAAGTCATCTTCCAGGGTGTGACCTCGGCCGATGCCGCAGTTCAGGGGTGGATCTATTCACCTGCTCACCACTCGATTCTTTTGAGTGGTTCTGAATGTGGCTTTGGGTACATGGTCTCTGGCGGGCGTTACTGCTGGGTGGGCGTTGTTCGTTAA
- a CDS encoding GNAT family N-acetyltransferase: MSFSLLPLAPVDVAQIAEVQALVYPAEFCESGDVFRKKLALSDAYGRAPIAFGHRDEEFGLLVSYAIAHPWHDAAPPPLHADDWELPAECNVLHVHDVAVAPTFRGQKLATYLVNRISEEAQQAGWQKLTLVAVRDSWPLWERFGFRTISPHQYANEPGFWMSRELSPGNG, translated from the coding sequence ATGTCTTTTTCTTTATTGCCTTTAGCACCTGTTGATGTCGCGCAGATTGCCGAAGTGCAAGCTCTCGTTTATCCCGCGGAATTCTGTGAATCTGGCGATGTCTTTCGCAAAAAACTGGCTCTTTCCGATGCATACGGCCGCGCCCCGATCGCGTTTGGTCATCGAGATGAGGAGTTCGGACTATTGGTCAGCTATGCCATTGCTCATCCCTGGCATGATGCCGCCCCGCCTCCTTTGCACGCTGATGACTGGGAATTGCCTGCGGAATGCAATGTGCTGCATGTGCATGATGTGGCCGTGGCACCCACCTTCCGTGGACAGAAGCTGGCCACTTACCTGGTGAATCGCATCTCGGAAGAAGCTCAACAGGCAGGCTGGCAAAAGTTGACATTGGTGGCTGTTCGCGATTCGTGGCCTTTGTGGGAACGTTTTGGTTTCCGCACCATCAGCCCTCATCAGTATGCCAATGAGCCTGGCTTCTGGATGTCGCGCGAACTCAGCCCCGGCAACGGCTGA
- a CDS encoding carbon storage regulator, whose translation MLVLSRKAGESLLIGQGLLGEGIQVTVVAVQGNRVRLGITAPAEVSIRRQEIVLDLPEVEHLSGSCDLGIESHSRTPELV comes from the coding sequence ATGCTCGTATTATCAAGAAAAGCTGGCGAGTCACTGCTGATCGGCCAAGGACTTCTGGGCGAAGGGATTCAGGTCACTGTTGTCGCTGTCCAAGGCAACCGTGTGCGGCTCGGGATTACTGCACCCGCTGAAGTCAGCATTCGACGGCAAGAAATTGTCCTCGATCTGCCAGAGGTCGAACACTTGAGTGGAAGCTGTGACTTGGGAATTGAATCTCATAGTCGCACACCAGAACTCGTCTAG
- a CDS encoding class I SAM-dependent methyltransferase, which yields MSIAIDAVADKRKSSSEWWDRAYFEQGPTSMDKLISKDASWNEIVDSAEHDLVDAFAVGGMNLDNQGDVLEIGCGVGRLSHALARRTRHVFAVDIAQKLLEEARKKQTLANIDYYLLDGQRLVTNELRSALAVSRQQGHALQTVFSYEVLYYVPVPLLKTYFADAFEVLAPGGELVFQLNCEPISARTRVGFKLRDWLYACGITQWRGWPTHPDFRRLVHPAADVCQWLKEIGFEQITSCGTLRQKWFRGVKPA from the coding sequence ATGTCGATAGCGATTGATGCAGTTGCCGACAAACGGAAGAGTTCTTCGGAATGGTGGGATCGGGCTTATTTTGAGCAGGGTCCGACATCGATGGACAAGCTGATCTCGAAGGATGCCTCTTGGAATGAGATCGTCGATTCGGCTGAACATGATCTGGTCGATGCGTTCGCCGTCGGCGGGATGAATCTCGACAACCAGGGCGACGTGCTCGAAATTGGTTGCGGTGTGGGCCGGTTGTCACATGCTCTGGCTCGTCGAACCCGGCATGTGTTCGCTGTCGATATCGCCCAGAAGTTGCTGGAAGAGGCACGCAAGAAACAGACACTGGCAAACATAGACTACTATCTGCTCGATGGTCAGCGACTGGTGACTAATGAACTGAGAAGTGCATTGGCTGTCTCTCGGCAGCAGGGGCATGCTCTGCAAACCGTTTTTTCGTACGAAGTGCTCTACTATGTCCCAGTTCCGCTGTTGAAAACTTATTTTGCAGATGCCTTCGAAGTTCTGGCGCCTGGTGGAGAACTGGTTTTTCAATTGAACTGCGAGCCGATCAGTGCCAGAACCCGAGTGGGGTTCAAACTTCGTGACTGGCTCTATGCCTGCGGGATTACCCAGTGGCGCGGATGGCCGACGCATCCTGATTTTCGCCGACTGGTACACCCTGCTGCCGATGTTTGCCAGTGGCTCAAAGAAATTGGCTTCGAGCAGATCACGTCGTGTGGTACTTTGCGGCAAAAATGGTTCCGCGGTGTGAAGCCTGCGTAG
- a CDS encoding BON domain-containing protein has protein sequence MRKYGQWVLTLGLLASIPNVGTAAPWSSKDEPAATKSTSSNQKMAEDVAAALKQARLQGFDIEIACKGGVATLKGKVTDPKQRDKASQVVERVPGVKSVNNELVVVDAKAVAARKGAQAAGPSAAPKQAVARNEMPPEDFGRGVQQAGGAMNAPRQNIQQVNFEAGVSNQQMAEQIAQSLTSAQLDGYDIEIRYQSGVVTLDGSVPTMAQKAAATRACQATSGVAQVQNNLVCTEERAPAGGAQPVGYPQMAPQMAPQMAPQMAPQMGRPMAGPGMPPQVYGAAYQGAPQGGPGMGGPGMGAMPGPMGGPAGMPMAMGPGMPGGGAPGAMYNNASMPDHAWPSYAQYPNYAAVTYPQQYSASAFPYIGPFYPYPQVPLGWRKASLEWDDGYWNLKFRSRTDKWWWFLSPNNW, from the coding sequence ATGCGTAAGTACGGTCAGTGGGTGTTGACGCTGGGATTGCTGGCAAGCATCCCGAATGTCGGCACTGCCGCCCCCTGGTCGTCGAAGGACGAGCCAGCCGCAACCAAGTCGACAAGCAGCAATCAGAAAATGGCCGAAGATGTGGCCGCCGCTCTGAAGCAGGCTCGTCTGCAGGGTTTCGACATTGAAATTGCCTGTAAAGGTGGTGTGGCCACTTTGAAGGGTAAAGTGACAGACCCCAAGCAGCGCGACAAGGCCTCACAGGTCGTGGAGCGCGTGCCCGGTGTCAAGAGTGTGAACAATGAACTGGTGGTGGTCGATGCCAAGGCTGTGGCCGCCCGCAAGGGGGCACAAGCTGCCGGCCCGTCTGCTGCACCTAAGCAGGCCGTGGCCCGTAATGAAATGCCACCTGAAGATTTCGGTCGTGGTGTGCAGCAGGCCGGTGGTGCCATGAATGCCCCACGTCAGAACATTCAGCAGGTGAACTTCGAAGCTGGTGTTTCGAATCAGCAGATGGCTGAGCAGATTGCACAGTCGCTGACTTCCGCCCAGCTCGATGGATACGATATTGAAATCCGCTATCAGAGTGGTGTGGTGACACTCGATGGTTCTGTGCCAACCATGGCTCAGAAAGCCGCTGCCACCCGTGCCTGTCAGGCGACTTCGGGTGTGGCCCAGGTTCAGAACAATCTGGTCTGTACAGAAGAACGTGCTCCTGCCGGTGGTGCTCAGCCTGTGGGCTATCCACAGATGGCCCCTCAAATGGCCCCTCAAATGGCACCTCAGATGGCGCCACAGATGGGTCGGCCAATGGCCGGTCCTGGAATGCCACCACAAGTTTACGGCGCTGCCTATCAAGGTGCTCCACAGGGTGGCCCTGGAATGGGCGGCCCTGGAATGGGTGCCATGCCCGGCCCCATGGGTGGCCCAGCCGGTATGCCGATGGCCATGGGCCCCGGGATGCCAGGTGGCGGTGCCCCAGGTGCGATGTATAACAACGCTTCGATGCCAGACCATGCCTGGCCAAGCTATGCCCAGTATCCCAACTATGCTGCCGTGACTTACCCACAGCAGTACAGTGCCAGTGCCTTCCCTTACATTGGACCGTTCTATCCATATCCTCAAGTTCCACTGGGATGGCGTAAGGCCAGCCTGGAATGGGATGATGGATACTGGAACTTGAAGTTCCGCTCACGCACCGACAAGTGGTGGTGGTTCCTCAGCCCGAACAACTGGTAA